A portion of the Leptidea sinapis chromosome 27, ilLepSina1.1, whole genome shotgun sequence genome contains these proteins:
- the LOC126972826 gene encoding BUB3-interacting and GLEBS motif-containing protein ZNF207 isoform X2, which translates to MGRKKKKASKPWCWYCNREFDDEKILIQHQKAKHFKCHICHKKLYTGPGLSIHCMQVHKEAIDKVPNSLPNRSNIEIEIYGMEGIPPEDIKEHERQKTGGGKLSDSDDDEPAAKKKASTALLGPGPSTVTPGILPTPMGPVPPGMYPGHMGMNPMMQHFMQAPRMMMPGMRPLFPAASVAISTPSKPTFPAYSNATISAPPTTSTSTDLKENGDVRPPPANSCPLVTATGAGSKIVHPPEDVSLEEIRARSSRYRPKPKPEAPSTPIPSPAMIQQSTSQAEVAAHMNAAVAAARQQQALRSRPMMGAMGGMMLSQVRVPVPVSLPMPVLPVMPQFNIVRPLQPGMLLPGGMMPMGAMFPGGMGLPMMQPRYR; encoded by the exons atgggtaggaagaagaagaaggcgTCGAAACCTTGGTGCTG GTATTGTAACCGGGAGTTTGATGATGAAAAAATTCTTATTCAACACCAAAAAGCGAAACATTTTAAATGCCACATTTGTCACAAGAAGCTGTACACAGGACCAGGGCTCTCCATTCACTGTATGCAG gTACACAAGGAAGCAATTGATAAAGTACCAAATTCACTTCCAAATAGGTCTAATATTGAAATAGAAATCTATGGCATGGAAGGTATTCCCCCTGAAGATATTAAGGAGCATGAAAGGCAAAAGACag gtGGTGGAAAGTTGTCTGAcagtgatgatgatgaacctGCAGCAAAGAAGAAAGCATCAACAGCACTG CTGGGTCCTGGGCCATCAACAGTGACACCAGGGATACTTCCTACTCCCATGGGACCAGTACCTCCAGGGATGTATCCTGGACATATGGGAATGAATCCTATGATGCAACACTTCATGCAGGCACCAAG AATGATGATGCCTGGTATGAGGCCACTGTTCCCTGCAGCCAGTGTTGCCATATCGACTCCAAGCAAACCCACTTTCCCTGCTTACAG CAACGCAACCATTAGTGCACCACCTACAACATCAACATCAACAGACCTTAAAGAGAATGGGGATGTGAGGCCTCCTCCAGCCAACTCGTGTCCATTGGTGACTGCCACGGGGGCAGGCTCCAAGATTGTGCATCCTCCTGAAGATGTTTCACTTGAGGAAATAAGAGCTCGGAGCAGCAGATATCGACCAAAGCCCAAGCCTGAAGCACCAAGCACTCCAATACCTAGCCCAGCTATGATACAACAGAGCACAAGTCAGGCCgag GTAGCAGCCCACATGAATGCTGCAGTGGCTGCAGCCAGACAACAGCAGGCTCTACGAAGCAGGCCCATGATGGGTGCAATGGGTGGCATGATGCTCAGCCAGGTCCGAGTGCCTGTGCCTGTCTCACTTCCCATGCCTGTTCTGCCTGTGATGCCTCAGTTCAATATCGTCCGTCCACTCCAGCCCG GTATGCTGTTGCCGGGCGGGATGATGCCGATGGGTGCCATGTTCCCGGGGGGCATGGGATTGCCGATGATGCAGCCGCGTTACCGGTAG
- the LOC126972826 gene encoding BUB3-interacting and GLEBS motif-containing protein ZNF207 isoform X1 — protein sequence MGRKKKKASKPWCWYCNREFDDEKILIQHQKAKHFKCHICHKKLYTGPGLSIHCMQVHKEAIDKVPNSLPNRSNIEIEIYGMEGIPPEDIKEHERQKTGGGKLSDSDDDEPAAKKKASTALLGPGPSTVTPGILPTPMGPVPPGMYPGHMGMNPMMQHFMQAPRMMMPGMRPLFPAASVAISTPSKPTFPAYSNATISAPPTTSTSTDLKENGDVRPPPANSCPLVTATGAGSKIVHPPEDVSLEEIRARSSRYRPKPKPEAPSTPIPSPAMIQQSTSQAEMSFQVAAHMNAAVAAARQQQALRSRPMMGAMGGMMLSQVRVPVPVSLPMPVLPVMPQFNIVRPLQPGMLLPGGMMPMGAMFPGGMGLPMMQPRYR from the exons atgggtaggaagaagaagaaggcgTCGAAACCTTGGTGCTG GTATTGTAACCGGGAGTTTGATGATGAAAAAATTCTTATTCAACACCAAAAAGCGAAACATTTTAAATGCCACATTTGTCACAAGAAGCTGTACACAGGACCAGGGCTCTCCATTCACTGTATGCAG gTACACAAGGAAGCAATTGATAAAGTACCAAATTCACTTCCAAATAGGTCTAATATTGAAATAGAAATCTATGGCATGGAAGGTATTCCCCCTGAAGATATTAAGGAGCATGAAAGGCAAAAGACag gtGGTGGAAAGTTGTCTGAcagtgatgatgatgaacctGCAGCAAAGAAGAAAGCATCAACAGCACTG CTGGGTCCTGGGCCATCAACAGTGACACCAGGGATACTTCCTACTCCCATGGGACCAGTACCTCCAGGGATGTATCCTGGACATATGGGAATGAATCCTATGATGCAACACTTCATGCAGGCACCAAG AATGATGATGCCTGGTATGAGGCCACTGTTCCCTGCAGCCAGTGTTGCCATATCGACTCCAAGCAAACCCACTTTCCCTGCTTACAG CAACGCAACCATTAGTGCACCACCTACAACATCAACATCAACAGACCTTAAAGAGAATGGGGATGTGAGGCCTCCTCCAGCCAACTCGTGTCCATTGGTGACTGCCACGGGGGCAGGCTCCAAGATTGTGCATCCTCCTGAAGATGTTTCACTTGAGGAAATAAGAGCTCGGAGCAGCAGATATCGACCAAAGCCCAAGCCTGAAGCACCAAGCACTCCAATACCTAGCCCAGCTATGATACAACAGAGCACAAGTCAGGCCgag aTGTCGTTTCAGGTAGCAGCCCACATGAATGCTGCAGTGGCTGCAGCCAGACAACAGCAGGCTCTACGAAGCAGGCCCATGATGGGTGCAATGGGTGGCATGATGCTCAGCCAGGTCCGAGTGCCTGTGCCTGTCTCACTTCCCATGCCTGTTCTGCCTGTGATGCCTCAGTTCAATATCGTCCGTCCACTCCAGCCCG GTATGCTGTTGCCGGGCGGGATGATGCCGATGGGTGCCATGTTCCCGGGGGGCATGGGATTGCCGATGATGCAGCCGCGTTACCGGTAG